Genomic segment of Xanthobacter dioxanivorans:
ATGGCGACGCACGAGGGACTGAAGGCGGTGGACATGTTCGCCGCCATCGGCCGCGGCGAGATCAAGGCGCTGTGGGTCATGGGCACCAATCCCGCCGTGAGCCTGCCCGAGGCGGACACCGTGCGCACGGCGCTGGCCGGCCTCGACCTGTTCGTGCTCTCCGAGAACGTGCTCGACAACGACACCGCCGCCTGCAGTCCCCATGTGATGCTGCCCGCCGCCGCCTGGGGCGAGAAGGACGGCACCGTCACCAATTCCGAGCGGCGCATCTCCCGCCAGCGCCCCTTCCTCGCCCTGCCGGGCGAGGTGAAGCCCAATTGGTGGGCGCTGGCGCAGGTCGCCGCCCGCCTCGGCCATGCCGACGCCTTCCGGTGGCGCGGCCCGGCGGACATCTTCCGCGAGCATGCGGCGCTGTCCGGCTTCGAGAATGCCGGCACCCGCGATTTCGACATCTCCGCCTACGCCGAGATTGCCGACGCCGCCTTCCAGGATTTCGCGCCGGTGCAGTGGCCGGCGCCCCGCGGGCGGGCGCAGGGCACGGCGCGCCTGTTCGCCGAGGGCGGCTATTTTACGCCCGACCGGCGTGCCCGCTTCGTCGCCCCCCGGCCGGTGGCCGCGGTGCGGGCGGAGCCGCCCTTCCCCTTCATCCTGAACACCGGCCGCATCCGCGACCAGTGGCACACCATGACCCGCACCGGCCTGTCGCCCCGGCTGGGCTCGCACATCCCCGCCCCGTTCGTCGCCATCCACCCGGAGGATGCAGCGCCGCTGGGCCTTCGGGAGGGCGCCCTCGCCCGGATCTCCAGCGCCCACGGCGCGGCGGTGCTGGAGGTGAAGACCGACGCGGGGCAGAAGCGCGGCACCCTGTTCGCCCCCATCCATTGGAGCGAAGCCACCTCCTCCCACGGACGGGTGGGGCCGCTCGTGCATGCGGTGACCGATCCGGTCTCCGGCCAGCCCGATTCCAAGGCGACTCCGGCCGCCATCGCGCCTTATGAGGCGCGCTTCGAGGGCTTCATCCTGGCGCGCCGCAGGATCAAGCCGCCGCCGGGCCTGTGGTGGGCACGGGCGGCGCTGGAGGGCGGCTTCGGCTGGCGCCTTGCGGGCGACCTCGGGCCGGAGGATTGGGCGGGGTGGGTGAAGGCGGCGGCCCCGGCGGATGTGGCGGAGCTGGTGGACGCGCCCTCCGGCCTCTATCGGGCCGCGGCGTTCGACCAGGAGGGCCGCCTCGACTTCGCGGTATTCATCGGCCCGGCGGGCCAGCGCGTGGCGTGGGATGCCCTCAAGGGGCTTCTGGCGGAAGAGACGGTTTCCGCCGCGGACCGGCGCCGGGTGCTCTCGGGACGGCGGGCGGGGGCGGCGGTGGGCGGCCCGCTGGTGTGCGCCTGCTTCGGCGTGCCGAAGGACTCCATCATCGCGGCCATCCGCGGCGGTGCCTGCGATACGTCGGCGGTGGGCGAGACGCTCAAGGCCGGGACCAATTGCGGCTCCTGCCTGCCCGAGATTCGCCGGCTGCTGGCGGAGACGATGGTACCTGTCTAGAGCGTTTCCCCGTTTCACGGAATCGGGGAAACGCCATAAGTCTTTGCGTGATCGCGTTTTCTTCACGCGAACCGGCCGCCACTTCGCTCGAAAACGCTCCAGCGGACCGGCCCACGGCTGGCCCGACTAAGATGCCCGGGACAAGCCCGGGCATGTAGGGTGGTGTAGAAAGGCGTTCTCGCCTCAGGCGTCCTTGCCCTCGGCCTTCGCCCGCTCGATGCCTTCGAGGATGAGCTTGTGCGCCTCGGCGGCATCGCGCCAGCCCACGATCTTCACCCACTTGTTGGGCTCAAGGTCCTTGTAGTGCTCGAAGAAGTGCTCGATCTGCTTGAGGGTGATCTCGGGCAGGTCGGAATAGCTCTGCACCTTGTCGTAGCGCTTGGTCAGCTTGGAGGAGGGAACGGCGATGATCTTCTCGTCCATCCCCGCCTCGTCCTCCATCAGGAGTACGCCCACCGGCCGCACGCTGATCACCGCGCCGGCCACGATGGCGCGGGTGTTCGCCACCAGCACATCGCAGGGGTCGCCGTCGCCGGACAACGTGTGCGGGATGAAGCCGTAGTTCCCGGGATACCGCATGGCGGTATAAAGGAAGCGATCGACGAAGAGCGTGCCGGCGGCCTTGTCCAGCTCGTACTTGATGGGCTCGCCGCCGATGGGGACCTCGATCAGCACGTTCACGTCGTGGGGCGGGTTCTTGCCGATCGGGATCGCATCGATGCGCATGTCACACTCGCTTGATGGCTGCGGTCCGCGCGGGACGCGCGCCGCGCAGGCGCGGCGCACGGAACTCGGGACCAAGCGGGCGGATGCCCGCTCGGGCGCTACCGCTGCCAAGCGAAGGCGGTCTTGTCCAGCGTTTTCGATCCGAACTGCTCGGTCGAGGATGCGACCGGTTGCCCCCCCAGCGCCTTGTAGAAGCCCACCGCATTCTCGTTTTCGGCGAGCGCCCATACCACGAGACCATCGAGCCGGGCGAGGCTGAGGTCCCGCCGCGCGGCGGAGAACAGGCGCTGGCCGAATCCCAGGCCCTGGTAGAGCGGGTGGAGGTAGATTTCGTAGATCTCGCCGCCGTAGGGCAGGCTCTTGGCGCGATTGCCGCCGTAATTCACATAGCCGGCGATGTCGTCGCCCACCAGCAGCACGGAGAGGCGGCTGCCACGGCGGATCGCGGCATCCCACCAGCGCGGGCCGCGCCGCTCCACCATGCGCTCGAGTTCCACGCCCGGGATGAGCCCGCGATACGAGGTCCGCCAGGCCGCATCGTGCACCGCCGCGATGGAGGTGGCATCGGCCGGCTTGGCCCTGCGGATTTCTATGAGGCCCGTGCTCATGACCTGATGAGAGCAAACCCCGCGCCGCGCTTCAAGGGGGCAGCGCGCGATTAATCCCTGCGGCCGGCGCATGGGTTGCGGCGTGCATTTGGCGCCGATCCCGCCTAAATGGGAACAAGGCACGCATCCCCACCGAGGCCGCCAAGGAGCCGAGCGCCGGTCATGATCCGCTTCCTGTTCCGCTTCATCGGATTCTGGCTTCTTGCCGGGGGCTTCGTTGCCCTCATCGTGGATGGCACGCGCTCCATCGCCGCCTCCGCCCTCGTCTTCACCTCGACGGGCGACGCGTGGTTCGCGCTGTCGCCGGGCAGCCTTGAGCAGGCGGAGCGGTCCGGCCGCGCCGGGATGCCGCTGGTCTGGAACAACGCCATCCTGCCCCTGCTCTCCCTGCCGGCCTTCGTCCTGCTGGTGGTGGTGGGCGTGATGCTGATGACCCTCGGGCGGGTGCGCGAGCGCTCGCGGTTCGAGGTGGGCTGACAGCTCCCCCTCGCGGATTGGCCGGCGCGCCCCCATATTGGGGGTCCGGCGCAGCTTCCGGGCTGCCGCCTTCCAGACATTCCATCGGTTTCGGCCGGGCTCGACGCCCGGCGCCGAGCCTTGCGAGGAGCCCCGCCATGTTCTGGCTGAAGAAATCCCTCGACCTGCCCACCGCCGCCGAGGCCCTGCCGGGCCGGCGCGAGGCGGTTCCCACCGCCGATGCCCATTTCGTGAACGGCCATGCCCTGAAGGGGCCCTATCCCGCCGGCCTGGAGACCGCCGTGTTCGCGCTCGGCTGCTTCTGGGGCGCCGAGCGCAAGTTCTGGCAGACGGACGGTGTGTGGGCGACCGCAGTCGGCTACGTGGCGGGCCTCACCCCCAATCCCACCTACGAGGAGGTGTGCTCCGGCCGCACCGGCCACACCGAGGCGGTGCTGGTGGTGTATGACCCCAAGGTGGTTTCCTACGAGGAGCTGCTGAAGCTGTTCTTCGAATCGCACGACCCCACCCAGGGCATGCGCCAGGGCAACGACGTCGGAACACAGTACCGCTCCGGCATCTATGTGACCGGCCCGGCCCAGCTTGCGGCGGCGGAGGCGGCGAAGGCAGCCTACGGGGCTGCGCTGAAGGCGCGGGGCTTCGGAGCCGTCACCACCGAGATCGCCGAGCTCGGGCCCTTCTATTTCGCCGAGGGATACCACCAGCAGTATCTGGCGAAGAACCCGAACGGCTATTGCGGCCTCGGCGGCACCGGCGTGACGTGCCCCATCGGCACCGGCGTGGCCGCTCAGTAGCGTCCCAGGCGACCCGCTCCTGGACGACCGCATGCCCCCAGGGTGGGGCATGCGCAGGGCCGCGGGCCGGGGCGACACCTCATGCCGCTTCCGGCAAGCGGGCGATGGTGTGGCCAGATGCGTCGGAGCCGCCCTTTCCTCGTGCGCCCCGCGGCTTTATGGAGAGGCACCCTTGTCCGGAGCCTCCCATGGTGAGCTACGTCTTCCCGCCCGCGTCCGTCCCCGCCCTTCCTGTGGCCGGCAGCGCGGACCTCTTCCCCGTCCACCGCATCTATTGCGTCGGCCGCAACTTCGCCGACCACGCCGTGGAGATGGGCCACGACCCGAACAAGGAGCCGCCCTTCTTCTTCCAGAAGAATCCGGACACCCTCGTGCCGTCCGGCGCGACCATCGCCTATCCGAAGATGACGGCGGACCTGCACCACGAGGTGGAACTGGTGGTGGCGCTGAAGGCCGGCGGCGAGGACATTCCGGTGGAACGCGCCCTCGACCTCGTGTTCGGCTATGGGGTGGGCCTCGATCTCACCCGGCGCGACCTGCAGGGCGAGGCGAAGAAGCTCGGCCGCCCGTGGGAAGTGGGCAAGGCCTTCGAGGATGGCGCGCCGTGCTCCGCCCTGGTGCCGGTGGAGAAGATCGGCCATCCCGCCTCCGGCCGCATCTTCCTCAACATCAACGGCGCGCCGAAGCAGCAGGGCGACCTCAACCAGATGATCTGGAAGGTGCCGGAGATGATCGCCACCCTCTCCACCCTGTTCCGGCTGGCGCCCGGCGATCTCATCTTCGCCGGCACGCCGGCGGGCGTGGGGCCCATCGCCAAGGGCGACCGGCTGGAAGGGGGCGTGGCAGGGGTGGGCGAGATCACCCTCACCGTCGCCTGAGAAGCGACCTCGCGGGCGGTGTCAGCGCGCCGCCCGCAACGCCAGCACGGCGTTGAGCCCGCCGAAGGCGAAGGCGTTGACCAGCGCCACGTCCGGCATCGCGGCCCGCGCGACGTTGGGCACGCAGTCGAGATCGCACTCCGGGTCCGCCTCGCGGAAGTTCATGGTGGGCGGCAGGAAGCCGTGGGCCATGGCCAGAAGGGTGGCGATCGCCCCGAGCGCCCCCGAGGCGCCCAGGCAATGCCCGGTCATGGACTTGATGGAGGAGACGGGCACGCGCGCGAGCCGGTCTCCCAGCACCGACCTGAGGGCCGCCGTCTCGGTCCGGTCGTTCAGCACCGTTCCGGTGCCGTGGGCGCTCACATAATCCACCGCGCCGGCATCGAGCCCCGCATCGGCCAGCGCCGCCGAGATGGCGCGCGCGGCGCTCCGCGCGTCCGGGGCGGTGAGGTCCGCCCCGTCGGCGCTCATGCCGAAGCCGATGATCTCGCCGAGGATCGGCGCGCCACGGGCGCGGGCGCGCTCCATGTCCTCCAGCACCAGGGCTCCCGCCCCCTCGCCCAGCACGAGGCCGGAGCGGTCCTTGGAGAAGGGGCGGCAGGTATCCCCCGAGAGCACGCGCAGGGCCTCCCAGCTCTTCACCATGCCGAGGGTGATGGGCGCCTCGCAGCCGCCGGTCACCGCCACGTCGAGCAGGCCCGAGCGCACCATGTGGAAGGCGAGCCCGATGGCGTGGGAGGCGGACGAGCAGGCGGAGGCGGTGGAAAAGCTCGGCCCGAAGATGTGGTGGGCCATGGAGATCTGGCTCGCCGCCGAGGACGGCATCACCCGCGGCACGGTGAAGGGATGCGGGCGGGCGCCGTCCACGAAGATGCGCCGGTAGCCCTCCTCCAGCGTCTCGCAGCCCACGGCGGCGCCGAAGATCGCGCCCGCGCGCTCGGGCGCGATCCCTGCGAGCACGTCCCCCGCACCGGTCACGGCTTCCCGCGCGGCCAAGAGCGCGAACTGGCTGGAGCGGTCGAGGGTGCTGATCTGCCGCGGCTCGAAATGGGCCTCGGGCGCGTAGCCCTTCACCTCCCCGGCGAGGTGCGTCTTCACCTGGCCGGCCGGCACAAGGGTGAGCGGCGCAAGGCCCACCTGCCCGGCGTGCAGGGCGGTCAGGTTTTGCGCAACACCCATGCCGAGGGGAGAGACGGCGCCAAGGCCGGTGACGGCGACCCGCCGCGTCATGAAGGCATCTGGGACGGTATGGAGGTGCCCTTTTTCGTCGTGATGAGCTTTTCGACGAAATCGAGCAGCTCGAACACCTTCACGTCCGTGTTTTCAAGGGGCCCGCTGGAGGGCACCTCGATGCCGAATCTCTCTTCGATCTTGAAGATCAGCTCCACGAGATCGAGGGAACCGATGCCGAGATCGGCGACGCTGGTTTCCCTGTCCACGATGGCAGGATCGACGGCGGCTTCCTCTGCGATCACCGCGAGAATTTCGTTTCTGCGCCCTGCTTCGTCGACCACCCGTCACCCCCTTTGCCCGGCGCGACACGCGCACGGCGCCCTTCGGGAACGCGGCTAACATGCACAGGCGCATGCACCCTGTCTAGATGACGCACGGTCCCAGGGGCATACCCGAAGATGAAAAGTGATTTATTTTCAGATTGTTGATGCGCCTCACCCGGCTGTTCACCTCGGAGATCGACGTCAGGCCATGGCGCCCCCTCCCCGCTTTTTTTCGCGCCGCGGGAAACCTGGACGGCCTGCCCACGTTGTCTCGGCAGGCCCCCCTATTGCCCACGCCCCAGAGCCCGGCATTGCCCGCGCCGGCGCCCAGGAGATTGTCATGCGCATCGCCCAGATCGCGCCGCTCATCGAGAGCGTGCCGCCACGCCGGTATGGTGGCACCGAAAGGATCGTTTCCTATCTTACCGAGGAGCTCGTTCGCGCCGGCCACGACGTCACATTGTTCGCGAGCGGGGATTCACTCACCTCGGCCCGCCTGGAGCCCATGTGCGAGATGGGCCTGCGCCTTGCCCCGGGTCCGGTGGATCCGCTCATCCACCATATTCTGATGCTTGAGGAGGTGCGGGCGCGCGCCGACGAGTTCGACGTGATCCACGTCCACCTCGATCTGCTGCATTATCCGGTCCTGCGCGACCATTGCGCGCGATGCCTCACCACCCTCCACGGCCGGCTCGACCTCTCCGCGGTGCACCGGCTCTACTCCACCTTCGCGGATTTTCCGCTGGTCTCGATCTCCGATCATCAGCGCCGGCCCATGCCTGCGGTGAACTGGGCGGCGACGGTCCATCACGGGCTTCCCGCGAACCTTCTGCCGTTCAGCCCCAACCCCGAAGGCTACCTGGCCTTCCTCGGCCGCATCTCGCCGGAAAAACGGCCCGACCGGGCCATCGAGATCGCCGCGCGCGCCGGACTTCCGCTCAAGATCGCGGCCAAGGTGGACCACGCCGACATCGCCTATTGGGAGGAAGTGATCCGGCCCATGGTGGAGGCCACGCCCGGCGTCGAGTTCATCGGCGAGATCGACGAGCGGCAGAAGGCGGACTTCCTGGGCAATGCCAGCGCCCTGCTCTTTCCCATCGACTGGCCGGAGCCGTTCGGACTGGTGATGATCGAAGCCATGTCCTGCGGCACGCCGGTCATCGCCTTTTCCCGTGGCTCGGTGCCGGAAGTGCTGGAGGAAGGCGTTACCGGCTATCTCGTGTCCTCCGTGGAAGAGGCGGTGGCACGGGTGGCGCAGGTCGGGCGGCTTGATCGTGCCGCGATCAGGCGCATCTTCGAGAAGCGCTTCTCCGCGGAGCGGATGGCACGGGACTACGTGGCCATCTACCAGCGTCTCGCCGCGCCCGCCGCGCTGAAGTCCCGGCTGCACATGGTCAACGGGAGTCGCAATGCCGCACTCTGACGCCGCCGCGCTGACGGCCGGTCTCCCGAACCCGGACGAGCCCGATTACGTCATCGCCGCCAGCGCCTCGCAGATCGAGACGACGCCCCGGACGCTGAAGCATGACGACACCTTCGCGGTGTTTGATGCCCACGGCGATGCCGTGCCGGGGCTCGCCAGCAATCACGGCATCTTCCACCGGGATACGCGCCATCTCTCCCATTTCTTCCTGACCATGGAGGGAGTCCGTCCGCTGCTCCTGAGCTCCACGGTGCGCGACGACAACGCAACGCTCAGCTGCGACCTCACCAATCCCGATCTGCCGGCGCGCTGTGGAGAGCCGGAGCTCCTGCACGATCTGATCCACCTGCGCCGCTCCCGGTTTCTCTACCGCTCGGCGTGCCATGAATGCCTGTCGGTGCACAATTTCGATGTGGTCCCGCGGCGCTTCGAGATCGCCCTCTCCTTTTCCGCCGACTTCGCCGACCTGTTCGAGGTGCGCGGCGCCCGGCGCACCCGGCGCGGGACCATCGCCCGGCCGCTCATCGAGCGCGACGGGGTGCGCCTCGTCTATACCGGCCTCGACCGCCGCACGCGCCAGACCGCCCTGCGCTTCGAGCCGGCACCCACGGAACTGTCCGGCGACACGGCCCTCTTCCGCATCGCGCTCGAGCCGGGCGAGACGCAGGTGATCTACGTGGAGATCCGGTGCGACGGCGCGCCGGCAGCGCCCAGCGCGCGCCTCGCCTTCCGCTCCGCCCTGAAGAATGCCCGCGCGGACCTGCGCGCCCGCGCGGCGCGGGCGGCATCGGTGATCTCCTCGAACCATCACTTCAACGAGGGCCTGCGACGTGCGGTGAGCGACCTCAACATCCTCATCACCGATACGCCGGAAGGCGCCTATCCCTATGCCGGCGTGCCGTGGTTCAGCACCGTGTTCGGCCGCGACGCCCTCATCACCGCGTTTGAGATGCTGTGGATGGACCCCGCCATCGCCCGCGGCGTGCTCCTGCACCTCGCCGCGAACCAGGCGCAGACGTCCGATCCCGCGGCGGACGCGGAGCCGGGGAAGATCCTGCACGAGGTGCGCTTCGGCGAAATGGCCGAGCTCGGCGAGGTGCCGTTCCGGCGCTATTACGGCAGCGTGGATTCCACCCCGCTCTTCGTAATGCTGGCCGGCGCCCATCTGAAGCGGACGGGAGACGTGACGACGGCGCGCCTGCTGTGGCCCGCGGTGGAGAGCGCCCTGCGCTGGATCACCGACCACGGCGACCGTGACGGCGACGGCTTCGTCGAATATGGCCGCCGCAGCGGCGACGGCCTGATCAACCAGGGGTGGAAGGACAGCCACGATTCCGTCTTCCATGCGGACGGCCGGCTGGCGCGCGGGCCCATCGCCCTCGTGGAGGTGCAGGGCTATGTCTATGCCGCCTGGCGCGCCGCGGCCGATCTGGCGCGGAGCCTCGGCCACGCAAGCGACGCCGACCTCTTCGCGGCGCGGGCGCAGGCCCTTCGCTCCGCCTTCGACACCGCCTTCTTCGATCCGGCGCTGGGCACCTATGTGCTCGCCCTCGATGGCGAGAAGCGCCCCTGCCGGGTTCGCAGCTCCAACGCCGGACACGCCCTCTTCAGCGGCATCGCGCTGACGGAGCGCGCCGAGGCGGTGGTGTCCACGCTGATGGCCAACGCCTCGTTTTCCGGCTGGGGCGTGCGCACGCTGGCCGCCGGCGAGGCGCGGTTCAACCCCATGAGCTACCACAACGGCTCGGTCTGGCCGCACGACAATGCCATGATCGCCATGGGATTCGCCCGCTACGGCTTCGGGACCGAGGTGGCGCGGATCTTCGAAGGCTTGTTCCGCGCTTCGGTCTATTTCGACCTGCGGCGCCTGCCGGAGCTGTTCTGCGGCTTTGCCCGCGCCCGCAGCCAGGGACCGGTGTCCTACCCGGTCGCCTGCGCACCGCAGGCCTGGGCGGCGGCGGCGCCCCTCGCCCTCCTCCAGGCTTCGCTCGGGCTCGACTTCGACGTGGCCCAGGGCCAGGTGACCTTCGAGCGGCCGGTATTGCCCCGGTTCCTCGACGAACTCATTTTGCGCGGCCTGACCGTGGCCGACGGCGCGCTCGACGTGAAGATCCAGCGCGTCGGCGCGTCGGCGGCGCTCTCGGTCATCGGCCGAAAGGGGCATGTGGGCCTGAAGGTGGTGGCCTGAGCACCGGCCTCGGGCCGCTTCTCAACCCAGCGTCTGGCCGAGCCTCTGGCCGTAGGCGACGATGGCCCTGCCGGCCGGCGCGCGTTCTTCCTCGTAGCGGGCGAGATTTCCATCGGCGACCAGCGCATCGCGTAGCGCGAAGGCATCGCCCGCCGCCTTGGCGACGCCCATGGCCGTATGCGGGCGGGCGACGAAGGCGGCATCCCCCATCAGCGCGATCCGGCCCGCGGTCATTCGCGGCGCGGCGTAATCGAAGATGGCGTGGATGAAGGGCCGTGGCTCCGCCTCCACGGCCGCGCGGAACGACGGGGGCAGCAGCGCCTGCGCGTCGGCGCGCATGGCATCGACGACCTCCGGCCGAACACGCCCCGGCGCGAGCGAAAAAGGCCGGCGCTGGCCGTCGATATCCGTCAGGACGTCGTCGAGCTCGTCCGGCTGATAGCGGCGGTACCAGACCCAATTGTAGCGGCGTCGGCCGACCGCGGTGGATCCATCGGGTCCGGCGACGAGATAGCCGAGGATGTGCGAACCCGGCATCTCGCAGAAGGCGAAGCGATCAAAAAGCTGGGTGGCCGCGACCTGCGGCACCTGCCCCTCGGGGACCAGGCCGCGCCAGGTGGCATAGCCGACATAGGACGGCCCCGCCTGCCCGCCGACCACCGCCCCGCGCACGACGGAGCCGATGCCGTCGGCCCCGATCACCAGATCGGCCGTCTCCACGCTCCCATCGGCGAAATGCACCTGCGCGGCGGCGGCGTCCTGCGTCACCCCGACCACGGGTCTGCCGCCGACATAGCGCTCATCCGGCAGCAGATCGCGGAAACTGCGGAACAGCACATCCCAGGAGAGCTGCGTCTGCGGCGTGCGCTGGGTCTGGACGACTTGGCCGCTCCGGTCGAGATAGATGCGCTCGCGGGCAACCACGCCAATATGGGCAATATGCTCGAACCCAACTTCGCGCAGCATCGCGAAGACCTCGCGTTGGGCGACCAGGCCGGCGCCACGCCCCTCCAGCCCATGGACCGAACGTTCATGGACGGTAACGTCGAAGCCGGCGCGATGGAGGAGGGTCGCGGCGAAGAGCCCGCCAATGGAGCCGCCGACGATGATGATGCGCCTGGGTTTCATGATGATGTCCTTGTAGAGCGGCCGTGCGCGCCGCAAGCAGGTCCTGATCGCCGGGCGTACCTTCCCGGCAGGGGACCGCGGACCGGGCCCCCCGGGTGACGCCGCCTGCGCCGGCCCGCCGATTTCGCGGCTCAAGCCGGCAGCGGAGCGGGAGCTGGCTGACGTCGCACATCATCGTCGGCTCCCCTGACACGGGCCCCAGTGACAAGGGCGCCAGTGACAAGGGCCCCAGTGACATCGGCCCGGGTGAAATCGGCGCCAGGTCCACGATGGCAGGCTAGGAGACCGACGCTGCGCCTTCTTTCGCGAGCGCCGGACGGATGTCGCGTTCGCATGCCCGGAGCACGCGCGCCCCCCGGCCTGAAGCGCGATCCCGTGGCATCGCGAAAGACGGTGGGGGGCCATTCTCCTTACCTGACGCCCAGCGCGAAGGGGCGTCCCCACATGAGCAATCTGGAAGTCATACTGGTTCTTCTGCTGGGCGTCGTCGTGACAAACGGGATCGCCCAGGCGCTGCGCGGCCGCATCGCGCTCCCCATCATCCAGATTGCGTTCGGCGCGCTCATCGGCATGACCACCGAATTCGGCGTGAAGCTCGAACCCGAGCTGTTTTTCGTCCTGTTCCTGCCGCCGCTTCTGTTTCTCGACGGATGGCGGGTTCCCACGGAGGATCTCGCCGACAACGCCGTCACGATCCTGTCCCTCGCCTTTGGCCTCGTCTTCTTCACCGTGCTCGGCATCGGGTTCCTGCTGCACGTCGTGGTGCCGCCGATGCCCCTTCCGGTCTGCTTCGCCCTGGCCGCCGTGCTTTCGCCGACCGATGTGGTCGCGGCCGGCGCCATGATGGCCAATGTGCCGGTTCCCCAGCGCATGCTGCGCATCCTGCAGGGCGAGGCCCTGTTCAACGACGCATCCGGCCTGGTCTGCCTGCGCCTGGCCATCGCCGCGGTCATGACCGGCGCGTTCCAGGCTTGGGACGCGGTGGGGACCCTGATCTGGACAGCCGCGGGAGGGATCGCCATCGGGATGGCATCAACCTGGATGATCTCTGGCGCCAAGTCCTGGGTCAGCTCGCGTATCGGCGAGATCACCTCCTCGCAGATCATCATCAGCCTCCTCATCCCCTACGGCGCCTATCTCATCGCCGATCGCCTTGGCTGCTCGGCGGTCCTTGCCGCCGTCGCGGCCGGCATGGTCATGAGCCGCATGGAGATAAGGGGGCTTGTTCTGCCGATCACGCGCGTGCAGCGGAGCACCGTCTGGGAAACACTCCAGTTCGCCCTTAACGGCGCGATCTTCCTGCTGCTCGGCGAGCAACTTCCCGCCGTGCTGTCGCATGTCGGCGCGAGCATGGCTGAAGACGGCCATCGCAGCATCTGGTGGCTCGGCGTCTATGTCGGAGCCGTCACCCTGGCGTTGGCGGCGCTGCGCTTCGTCTGGGTCTGGGTGACGGTCGCCCTTTGGCTTGGCCGGCACCGAAGCGAGATCCCGAGCCGGCGGCCGAACTGGCGGCTTACCGCCGCCATGTCGACGGCGGGCGTGCGTGGAGCTGTTACGCTCGCCGGGGCGCTGAGCATCCCGCTGGCCCTGCCCGACGGCTCGCCGTTCCCGGCCCGCGACCTGGCGATCCTCATCGCCGCAGGCGTGATCGTCGCCTCGCTCATCCTGGCCAATCTGACACTTCCACGCCTGCTCGATGGCATAAGGCTGCCCGCCGCGCGGCCCGATACCCGGCGTGCGCAGGCGGCCCGCCTCGAAGCCGTAAAGGCCGCCATCGCGGCGGTGGCGACGGCCGAAAAGCAGCATCCCGGCCGCCAGG
This window contains:
- the msrA gene encoding peptide-methionine (S)-S-oxide reductase MsrA, whose amino-acid sequence is MFWLKKSLDLPTAAEALPGRREAVPTADAHFVNGHALKGPYPAGLETAVFALGCFWGAERKFWQTDGVWATAVGYVAGLTPNPTYEEVCSGRTGHTEAVLVVYDPKVVSYEELLKLFFESHDPTQGMRQGNDVGTQYRSGIYVTGPAQLAAAEAAKAAYGAALKARGFGAVTTEIAELGPFYFAEGYHQQYLAKNPNGYCGLGGTGVTCPIGTGVAAQ
- a CDS encoding fumarylacetoacetate hydrolase family protein yields the protein MVSYVFPPASVPALPVAGSADLFPVHRIYCVGRNFADHAVEMGHDPNKEPPFFFQKNPDTLVPSGATIAYPKMTADLHHEVELVVALKAGGEDIPVERALDLVFGYGVGLDLTRRDLQGEAKKLGRPWEVGKAFEDGAPCSALVPVEKIGHPASGRIFLNINGAPKQQGDLNQMIWKVPEMIATLSTLFRLAPGDLIFAGTPAGVGPIAKGDRLEGGVAGVGEITLTVA
- a CDS encoding beta-ketoacyl-[acyl-carrier-protein] synthase family protein, giving the protein MTRRVAVTGLGAVSPLGMGVAQNLTALHAGQVGLAPLTLVPAGQVKTHLAGEVKGYAPEAHFEPRQISTLDRSSQFALLAAREAVTGAGDVLAGIAPERAGAIFGAAVGCETLEEGYRRIFVDGARPHPFTVPRVMPSSAASQISMAHHIFGPSFSTASACSSASHAIGLAFHMVRSGLLDVAVTGGCEAPITLGMVKSWEALRVLSGDTCRPFSKDRSGLVLGEGAGALVLEDMERARARGAPILGEIIGFGMSADGADLTAPDARSAARAISAALADAGLDAGAVDYVSAHGTGTVLNDRTETAALRSVLGDRLARVPVSSIKSMTGHCLGASGALGAIATLLAMAHGFLPPTMNFREADPECDLDCVPNVARAAMPDVALVNAFAFGGLNAVLALRAAR
- a CDS encoding acyl carrier protein, which gives rise to MVDEAGRRNEILAVIAEEAAVDPAIVDRETSVADLGIGSLDLVELIFKIEERFGIEVPSSGPLENTDVKVFELLDFVEKLITTKKGTSIPSQMPS
- a CDS encoding nitrate reductase, with amino-acid sequence MNAPLASPPSVKTTCPYCGVGCGVKATPDGLGGALVEGDRDHPASQGRLCSKGAALGETIGLSTRLLHPLVRGADGALARAPWDQALDRIAAGLRQVIDAHGPGAVAFYLSGQLLTEDYYAANKLAKGFIGTSHVDTNSRLCMSSSVAGHKRGFGSDTVPGSYEDLDAADLIVLVGSNAAWCHPVLFRRMEAARKARGTRFVVIDPRGTETAAEADLHLPLAHGTDALLFSGLLAHLAESSAFDAAYVRDHTTGFEAALASARAATPDAAATARACGLDEADVARFFALFADTARTVTCYSQGVNQSAVGTDKVNAILNCHFATGRMGREGMGPFSLTGQPNAMGGREVGGLANQLAAHMGFSPEEVDRVRRFWGAPHMATHEGLKAVDMFAAIGRGEIKALWVMGTNPAVSLPEADTVRTALAGLDLFVLSENVLDNDTAACSPHVMLPAAAWGEKDGTVTNSERRISRQRPFLALPGEVKPNWWALAQVAARLGHADAFRWRGPADIFREHAALSGFENAGTRDFDISAYAEIADAAFQDFAPVQWPAPRGRAQGTARLFAEGGYFTPDRRARFVAPRPVAAVRAEPPFPFILNTGRIRDQWHTMTRTGLSPRLGSHIPAPFVAIHPEDAAPLGLREGALARISSAHGAAVLEVKTDAGQKRGTLFAPIHWSEATSSHGRVGPLVHAVTDPVSGQPDSKATPAAIAPYEARFEGFILARRRIKPPPGLWWARAALEGGFGWRLAGDLGPEDWAGWVKAAAPADVAELVDAPSGLYRAAAFDQEGRLDFAVFIGPAGQRVAWDALKGLLAEETVSAADRRRVLSGRRAGAAVGGPLVCACFGVPKDSIIAAIRGGACDTSAVGETLKAGTNCGSCLPEIRRLLAETMVPV
- a CDS encoding GNAT family N-acetyltransferase is translated as MSTGLIEIRRAKPADATSIAAVHDAAWRTSYRGLIPGVELERMVERRGPRWWDAAIRRGSRLSVLLVGDDIAGYVNYGGNRAKSLPYGGEIYEIYLHPLYQGLGFGQRLFSAARRDLSLARLDGLVVWALAENENAVGFYKALGGQPVASSTEQFGSKTLDKTAFAWQR
- the ppa gene encoding inorganic diphosphatase, which produces MRIDAIPIGKNPPHDVNVLIEVPIGGEPIKYELDKAAGTLFVDRFLYTAMRYPGNYGFIPHTLSGDGDPCDVLVANTRAIVAGAVISVRPVGVLLMEDEAGMDEKIIAVPSSKLTKRYDKVQSYSDLPEITLKQIEHFFEHYKDLEPNKWVKIVGWRDAAEAHKLILEGIERAKAEGKDA